From Tiliqua scincoides isolate rTilSci1 chromosome 2, rTilSci1.hap2, whole genome shotgun sequence, the proteins below share one genomic window:
- the LOC136640037 gene encoding transmembrane protein 198-like, which yields MDLTSLLPLVLTPDPRGFNQGVTEPSEPALDPCSLLSERHYEVVPCVICALCCVFGIVYCCFGYRCFKAIMFLSGLLFGSAVIFLLCYKERILDTQLSLEVSAGIALGIGVLCGLVTMLVHSVGLFLTGLLLGLLVATAGLVATEPLYTLPSAWVPAGSLLGTALLGAVLALRWQKALTVVSTAVFGGAVLTLCLDYAVENLALGHHVYDRLRLGPSSLLCWCGWAVLATWPVLALMGVVLQWKVTAEGFSHTDVVLNRQQKQLQLLRIRQREAKKRQSQAPQQGSYRHKPSAVKRCAGDVLAPSYIQSLRDRQQLGTGTSLSSLSATAHTTVDLDYDCGSTVPLTTPPGCL from the exons ATGGATTTGACGTCGCTGCTTCCGCTTGTCCTCACCCCTGACCCCCGAGGTTTCAACCAGGGGGTCACAGAGCCCAGCGAACCTGCCTTggatccctgcagcctcctgtctGAAAGGCACTACGAGGTGGTGCCCTGTGTGATCTGTGCCCTCTGTTGCGTTTTTGGCATTGTATACTGCTGCTTTG GTTACCGCTGTTTCAAAGCCATCATGTTTCTCTCCGGTCTTCTCTTTGGCTCAGCGGTGATCTTCCTGCTTTGCTACAAGGAACGCATCCTGGACACTCAACTGAGCCTGGAGGTCAGCGCGGGCATTGCCCTGGGCATTGGAGTGCTGTGTGGCTTAGTCACGATGCTGGTACACTCAGTTGGGTTGTTCCTGACTGGACTTTTGCTTGGCTTGCTTGTGGCCACAGCTGGCCTGGTGGCTACTGAGCCCCTGTACACATTGCCTAGTGCATGGGTACCTGCAGGATCTCTGTTGGGTACAGCCCTCTTGGGTGCTGTTTTGGCTTTGCGCTGGCAGAAAGCCCTCACGGTGGTCTCCACAGCAGTGTTTGGGGGTGCAGTGCTGACTCTCTGCTTGGACTATGCTGTAGAGAACCTGGCTTTGGGCCACCATGTGTATGATCGCCTCCGCCTGGGCCCTTCATCTTTGCTCTGCTGGTGCGGCTGGGCCGTGCTGGCTACCTGGCCTGTCCTTGCCTTAATGGGAGTGGTGCTGCAGTGGAAGGTGACGGCAGAAGGCTTCTCCCACACAGATG TGGTTCTTAATCGGCAACAAAAGCAGCTGCAGCTCTTGCGGATTCGGCAGCGTGAAGCCAAGAAGAGGCAGAGCCAGGCTCCGCAGCAGGGCTCCTACCGGCATAAGCCCAGTGCTGTCAAGCGCTGTGCGGGCGATGTCCTGGCTCCA AGTTATATTCAGAGCCTTCGTGATCGCCAGCAGCTGGGAACTGGTACATCGCTGAGCAGCCTGAGCGCCACTGCTCACACTACTGTGGATCTTGATTATGACTGTGGTTCCACTGTTCCCCTCACCACTCCTCCTGGCTGCCTCTGA